One Triticum dicoccoides isolate Atlit2015 ecotype Zavitan chromosome 4B, WEW_v2.0, whole genome shotgun sequence genomic window carries:
- the LOC119293554 gene encoding putative ATP synthase protein YMF19 has protein sequence MAKIPFWKVNLFLYRYKIAKVRFGVFSFLFEIQIEMPQLDKLTYFSQFFWLCLLVFTFYILLFNNNNGILGISRILKLRNQLLSRRGGEIQSKDPKNLEDISRKGFSTDLSYMYSSLSKVSQWCKTVDYLGKRRKITLISDFGEISGSRGMERQILYLISKSSYNTSSSRITCWKNIMLTHVPHGQGSIVL, from the coding sequence ATGGCAAAGATTCCATTTTGGAAAGTCAATCTCTTTTTGTATAGATATAAAATAGCAAAAGTACGGTTCGGAGTCTTTTCTTTCTTATTTGAAATCCAAATCGAAATGCCTCAACTTGATAAATTAACTTATTTCTCACAATTTTTCTGGTTATGTCTTCTCGTCTTTACTTTTTATATTCTCTTATTTAATAACAATAATGGAATACTTGGAATTAGTAGAATTCTCAAACTACGGAACCAACTGCTTTCGCGCCGGGGGGGCGAGATCCAAAGCAAGGACCCTAAGAATCTGGAAGATATCTCGAGAAAAGGTTTTAGCACCGATCTCTCATATATGTACTCCAGTTTATCCAAAGTATCCCAATGGTGTAAGACCGTCGACTATTTGGGAAAAAGGAGGAAAATCACTCTGATCTCTGATTTCGGAGAAATAAGTGGCTCACGAGGAATGGAGAGACAGATTCTCTATTTGATCTCGAAGTCCTCATATAACACTTCTTCCAGTCGGATCACTTGTTGGAAAAACATAATGCTCACACATGTTCCACACGGGCAAGGAAGCATAGTATTATGA